A genome region from Sardina pilchardus chromosome 22, fSarPil1.1, whole genome shotgun sequence includes the following:
- the LOC134069877 gene encoding protein phosphatase 1 regulatory subunit 3C-B-like isoform X1: MNCTRVLQILNPRPMPSPIMPVDVAMRICLAQSPPVCSFLGSYEARNLVNQYKPLRPCISSKAEIEAANVGWRSPKVKRKKSVVFADTKGMSLTAIHVFKEFEDDPLADLQFELSDLENAIVGLRVEKEKSLMLDFAQPAADYLDFRNRLKKNLVSLENCVLQDKSLSGTIKVSNVSFEKSVNVRITYDSWKTYTDVPCIYMNNVYGCLDIDTFSFHIDLPSVNSSVEFCICYKTLDQEHWDNNDGKNYKLVQAEHEQDQHSCPIQAPAQEFKSKKAEMEFDQFGSPRTSSGFFPEWQSWGHIESSTPYW, encoded by the exons ATGAATTGCACCAG GGTCCTGCAGATACTAAACCCCAGGCCGATGCCAAGTCCAATCATGCCCGTCGACGTGGCCATGCGGATCTGCCTGGCACAGTCGCCGCCAGTGTGCAGCTTCCTGGGATCCTACGAGGCGCGCAACCTCGTCAACCAGTACAAGCCGCTGCGCCCCTGCATAAGCTCCAAGGCCGAGATCGAAGCCGCCAACGTGGGCTGGAGGAGCCCCAAAGTCAAGCGCAAGAAGAGTGTGGTGTTTGCAGACACCAAGGGCATGTCCCTGACCGCCATCCACGTGTTCAAGGAATTCGAAGATGACCCCCTGGCGGACCTGCAGTTCGAGTTGTCCGACTTGGAGAATGCCATCGTGGGCCTGagggtggagaaagagaagagcctGATGTTGGACTTCGCCCAGCCAGCCGCAGACTACCTGGACTTCCGGAACCGACTAAAGAAGAACCTCGTCAGCCTGGAGAACTGCGTTCTCCAAGACAAGTCCCTCAGCGGCACCATCAAAGTCAGCAACGTCAGCTTCGAGAAGTCGGTCAACGTCCGGATAACGTACGACTCGTGGAAAACCTACACGGACGTTCCTTGTATCTACATGAATAACGTGTACGGCTGTCTGGACATTGATACCTTCTCGTTTCACATCGACCTGCCCAGCGTCAACAGTAGCGTGGAGTTTTGTATCTGCTACAAGACCCTGGACCAGGAGCACTGGGACAACAACGACGGCAAGAACTACAAGCTGGTCCAAGCGGAGCACGAACAGGACCAGCACTCGTGCCCCATCCAGGCGCCGGCGCAGGAGTTCAAGAGCAAGAAGGCCGAGATGGAGTTCGATCAGTTCGGGAGCCCGAGGACGTCCAGTGGTTTCTTTCCCGAGTGGCAGAGCTGGGGCCACATCGAGAGCAGCACCCCCTACTGGTGA
- the LOC134069877 gene encoding protein phosphatase 1 regulatory subunit 3C-B-like isoform X2 codes for MPSPIMPVDVAMRICLAQSPPVCSFLGSYEARNLVNQYKPLRPCISSKAEIEAANVGWRSPKVKRKKSVVFADTKGMSLTAIHVFKEFEDDPLADLQFELSDLENAIVGLRVEKEKSLMLDFAQPAADYLDFRNRLKKNLVSLENCVLQDKSLSGTIKVSNVSFEKSVNVRITYDSWKTYTDVPCIYMNNVYGCLDIDTFSFHIDLPSVNSSVEFCICYKTLDQEHWDNNDGKNYKLVQAEHEQDQHSCPIQAPAQEFKSKKAEMEFDQFGSPRTSSGFFPEWQSWGHIESSTPYW; via the coding sequence ATGCCAAGTCCAATCATGCCCGTCGACGTGGCCATGCGGATCTGCCTGGCACAGTCGCCGCCAGTGTGCAGCTTCCTGGGATCCTACGAGGCGCGCAACCTCGTCAACCAGTACAAGCCGCTGCGCCCCTGCATAAGCTCCAAGGCCGAGATCGAAGCCGCCAACGTGGGCTGGAGGAGCCCCAAAGTCAAGCGCAAGAAGAGTGTGGTGTTTGCAGACACCAAGGGCATGTCCCTGACCGCCATCCACGTGTTCAAGGAATTCGAAGATGACCCCCTGGCGGACCTGCAGTTCGAGTTGTCCGACTTGGAGAATGCCATCGTGGGCCTGagggtggagaaagagaagagcctGATGTTGGACTTCGCCCAGCCAGCCGCAGACTACCTGGACTTCCGGAACCGACTAAAGAAGAACCTCGTCAGCCTGGAGAACTGCGTTCTCCAAGACAAGTCCCTCAGCGGCACCATCAAAGTCAGCAACGTCAGCTTCGAGAAGTCGGTCAACGTCCGGATAACGTACGACTCGTGGAAAACCTACACGGACGTTCCTTGTATCTACATGAATAACGTGTACGGCTGTCTGGACATTGATACCTTCTCGTTTCACATCGACCTGCCCAGCGTCAACAGTAGCGTGGAGTTTTGTATCTGCTACAAGACCCTGGACCAGGAGCACTGGGACAACAACGACGGCAAGAACTACAAGCTGGTCCAAGCGGAGCACGAACAGGACCAGCACTCGTGCCCCATCCAGGCGCCGGCGCAGGAGTTCAAGAGCAAGAAGGCCGAGATGGAGTTCGATCAGTTCGGGAGCCCGAGGACGTCCAGTGGTTTCTTTCCCGAGTGGCAGAGCTGGGGCCACATCGAGAGCAGCACCCCCTACTGGTGA